The genomic segment CCTGCATGTGCCTCTGAAGCCTACAGTATAAAAGCCCATGCCTGAAATCCATCTCATTAAAGCCTTCTGCCTTTTTATTCATTCCCATGATGTAATAATCGAGTAGTCTATGCCTCATATCGTCTTTAAGTCTGTGATATGGGTCCCAGAGGATTGATGCCACATCATAGCCTGCTGGTCCAAGCCTTGCACCCTGATAATCAATCACACGGGGGATCATATCTTTAAGCATGATGTTTTGGGACTGAAAATCCCTGTGTATTAGCCTTTTTGGCAAAGAATCCACTTTCAGGGCAAGCCTGTGAAACTCTTCATTAAGAGATGGAGACCTTTCCTCGATGCCTTTTATCCCTACAACGAATCTCTCGATAAAATATCCTGTCTCCCATCTTAGGTGCTCATAATCAAAGACCCTTTCTTTAAGCACTAAACATTCGGAGATGTCTTTGCTACTTATAGAATGAATCTCCATAAGCACATCCATGACCTTTAGGTATATTTTTTCTATGTCTTCATCTCCTCTGGGGCATCTGAGCCAGCTATATAAAGACATATCACCGAGGTCCTCAAAAAGGCAATTATCATCACCAGCTTTAAAGAGCACAGGCACAGGGATAGAGTGTTTACGGAAAAAACTACTTAACCCGATATGCCTGATAAAATCCGGGTCATCGGCACTACACCTCATGAGAACTGCCGATTTTCCGTTCCTTTTAACCCTGTAGTAACATCTCTCAGAGCCACCTATGCCGATTAGTATGGGTTCTTCGGATATGCCAAAAATCTCAGAGTCCTTTAATCCGATTTTAAGGTTAGAGCTTAAAATAGAGTTTTCATACTGCCCTGAATTTATAGTGCTCTCTGGAAGTATAATGCAATTTCTGAGTGTGACACCTTTTTTAACTATTGCGCCACTTTCTATTACGACATATCCATCCATAGTTATGTCTTTACAGCCCTTTGAGCTGTGATGTATATAGACTGTTTCCCCTTCTGTCCTTAAGGCATTGAATACTGCCCCTGAATAAGAAGACGGAGTCCCGATGTCCTTCCAGTAAGAGCCTCTTATATCGAATGTGCCGATTGGCAGACCAGCTTTTATAGCAGAAAGCCATGCATCTACCACACCTGAAGCACCATGTGGGATGAACCTTAAAAACTCAGGGGAATAAACAGAGATACCTGTAAATGTCACCTTTCTCGTTAAGCCTGAAACATCTCCAATACCCTTTAAAAATCCCTCCCTGTCTATGCCAACATTGTTGAATTCAGGGCAATCGCAAACAGCGAGAGTTGCGAGGAAACCTTTACTCAGATGGTATTCAATCAGTGCCAATAGGTCAACCTCAGACATTATGTCTGAGTTGTGAACCAAGAATGTGCCTTGTTTAAGAAATTCCTCTGCATTCTTAAGCGCTCCACCTGTGCCCAAGACAGGCTCCTCGGGAAAGGCTATGACCTTGTCTTTAAAGGGAGAGCTATTTATCCATCTAAAGATAGCCTCTTTCTTATGGTAGAGATTTATCCCTATCATTCCCACAGGCACACTGAGGAGCTTTTCTATGATGAGATGGACAATGGGTTTTCCTAATATTGGAAGGAGTGGCTTTGGGATGCGATTTGTAATGGGCATCAGTCTTTCTCCGATGCCAGCACACAGGATAAATGCCCTTATCTCATTCATAAAGCAGAAATCTTTTTCTTATCTTTCTATGGAATTGAAGGCACTCCTCCTGCCAGTCTTTTTCCATGAGTAGGAGGTCTTTACTGCTTTCTATATCGGGTCTTAGCCTGTCTTGACCTGCAAGTATATCTATTGGGAGCAAGCGTTTTTCGTACTCATATGGAGGCTTTCTCCATCTAAAATCCTTTGGATAGAGGTCATGAACTGCCTTGATGATTGAAACAGCTGTTTTAAATGGCTTAAATCTATTTCTTTCAGTTACATGAATCTGACAGCCTCCGCAGAGCTTACCCCGATATTTCTGAAATGTAGGCTGAAAATAAAGAGGTCTGAATCTAACCCCCTCGAGCCTGAATGCCTGAAGCCCTCTTATAAGTTCATAAGGCTCTATAAATGGTGCACCGAAGATTTCAAATGGCTTCGTTGTGCCCCTTCCTTCTGAAAGATTAGTTGCCTCAAGAAGGCACATCCCGGGATAAACAGTTGCAGTGTCCAATGTCGGCATATTAGGAGAAGGCATGACCCATGGAAGACCAGTGTTATCAAACCACATGTTTCTCTTCCAGCCCTTCATCCTGATAACATAAAGCTTGAGCGATGGATAAAACCTGTCCTTAAAATAAAGGGCAAGCTCACCTATGGTCATCCCATGGCGTGCTGGAAGTGGGTGTAATCCAACAAAA from the Nitrospirota bacterium genome contains:
- a CDS encoding phosphotransferase — protein: MNEIRAFILCAGIGERLMPITNRIPKPLLPILGKPIVHLIIEKLLSVPVGMIGINLYHKKEAIFRWINSSPFKDKVIAFPEEPVLGTGGALKNAEEFLKQGTFLVHNSDIMSEVDLLALIEYHLSKGFLATLAVCDCPEFNNVGIDREGFLKGIGDVSGLTRKVTFTGISVYSPEFLRFIPHGASGVVDAWLSAIKAGLPIGTFDIRGSYWKDIGTPSSYSGAVFNALRTEGETVYIHHSSKGCKDITMDGYVVIESGAIVKKGVTLRNCIILPESTINSGQYENSILSSNLKIGLKDSEIFGISEEPILIGIGGSERCYYRVKRNGKSAVLMRCSADDPDFIRHIGLSSFFRKHSIPVPVLFKAGDDNCLFEDLGDMSLYSWLRCPRGDEDIEKIYLKVMDVLMEIHSISSKDISECLVLKERVFDYEHLRWETGYFIERFVVGIKGIEERSPSLNEEFHRLALKVDSLPKRLIHRDFQSQNIMLKDMIPRVIDYQGARLGPAGYDVASILWDPYHRLKDDMRHRLLDYYIMGMNKKAEGFNEMDFRHGLLYCRLQRHMQALGAYGFLSMAKGKRYFLKHVPEGLRLLKEDVTFIKDEYPELYRLVMQIEDS
- a CDS encoding DUF1343 domain-containing protein → MKVKTGLDRFEKHLPKALKGSSVGLLLNPSSVDCRLRHAVDIFLNSKKVKLKALFGPQHGIYGETQDNMIEWKGFRDPETGLPVYSLYGHKRKPTHEMLKDIDVLVIDLQDIGSRYYTFIWTMALCMEACMEEEKSVVVLDRPNPIGGLYIEGTMLKPEYGSFVGLHPLPARHGMTIGELALYFKDRFYPSLKLYVIRMKGWKRNMWFDNTGLPWVMPSPNMPTLDTATVYPGMCLLEATNLSEGRGTTKPFEIFGAPFIEPYELIRGLQAFRLEGVRFRPLYFQPTFQKYRGKLCGGCQIHVTERNRFKPFKTAVSIIKAVHDLYPKDFRWRKPPYEYEKRLLPIDILAGQDRLRPDIESSKDLLLMEKDWQEECLQFHRKIRKRFLLYE